One stretch of Rosistilla oblonga DNA includes these proteins:
- a CDS encoding recombinase family protein codes for MKSKQLKAFSYLRVSGRSQIKGDGFTRQAETIYTYAQANRIEVVDQFRDEGVSGTTELSDRDGLAALLDRIDSNGVRHVLVERADRIARDLMVGEVIISQFRQLGVHVIEAASGNDLTADDGDPTKVLIRQILGAVAQFEKSVIVLKLRAARQRVKRNIGRCEGRRPYGELPGEKETMELMISLRRKPRSGRRRSYEDIAQVLNSQERFARGGKPWKAGTIRRIILRGVRA; via the coding sequence ATGAAATCAAAGCAGTTAAAGGCGTTTTCGTATCTGCGTGTCTCTGGTAGGTCGCAGATTAAGGGCGATGGGTTCACTCGCCAAGCGGAAACAATCTACACCTACGCTCAAGCGAACCGGATCGAAGTTGTTGATCAGTTTCGTGATGAGGGTGTATCCGGCACAACGGAGCTTTCGGATCGTGATGGACTGGCAGCATTGCTTGACCGAATTGATTCAAACGGCGTGCGACATGTTCTGGTTGAGCGTGCAGACCGCATCGCTCGTGACCTGATGGTAGGCGAAGTGATCATTAGCCAGTTCAGGCAGCTAGGCGTGCATGTGATTGAGGCCGCAAGTGGTAACGACCTGACTGCTGATGACGGAGATCCCACCAAGGTTCTCATTCGCCAAATACTTGGTGCAGTCGCTCAGTTTGAAAAGAGCGTTATTGTTCTGAAGCTGCGAGCCGCACGCCAACGAGTCAAAAGAAATATAGGACGTTGCGAAGGCAGACGGCCATATGGTGAACTACCCGGCGAGAAGGAAACGATGGAACTCATGATTTCGCTGCGCCGCAAACCTCGGAGTGGAAGACGTCGTTCATACGAAGACATTGCGCAGGTGCTGAATAGCCAGGAGCGATTTGCACGAGGCGGCAAGCCTTGGAAAGCCGGAACGATACGCCGAATCATTTTGCGGGGCGTTCGAGCATAG